A genome region from Caldalkalibacillus thermarum includes the following:
- a CDS encoding class I adenylate-forming enzyme family protein, producing the protein MSHHSKAKGLLYSSQYLDVVNQLRPELQHVEEYLVLEPGGSDPALEAILSQYKGSYETKDGTEEDVAVIFYTSGTTGRPKGVMLTHRNCVAVSDMWATAFELTAQDQVQIVAPLFHCAASHVFMLPAMYAGGTVVIEPGFSPKQSLKTMAEQKVTVFFGVPAMYTLLLNEPGIEQVNVPHLRLLTYGAAPMPYELVKKVKQRFPQVKVQNCYGQTENAPGATTLKDLYALEKIGSVGEPLPNCEVRVVDEHGQDVPVGEVGEIIVKGLNVMKGYLYNPEATQEAIKDGWLYSGDLGRLDEDGLLYIVDRKKDMIIRGGENVYPVEIEEVLYEIPEILEAAVVGIPHEVYGEVPKAYVVLKDGQSISEETILNYCWERLAKYKVPAEVEFIAALPRNASGKVLKTVLRGEIKFA; encoded by the coding sequence ATGTCACATCATTCCAAAGCAAAGGGATTGCTCTACAGCAGCCAATATCTTGATGTTGTCAATCAATTGCGCCCTGAACTGCAACATGTGGAAGAGTATCTTGTACTCGAGCCCGGTGGCTCTGATCCTGCTTTGGAGGCGATTCTTAGCCAGTATAAAGGGTCATATGAAACAAAAGATGGGACAGAGGAGGATGTGGCCGTTATTTTTTACACTTCGGGCACCACCGGCAGGCCCAAGGGGGTGATGCTGACCCACCGCAATTGTGTGGCCGTCAGTGATATGTGGGCCACTGCATTTGAGTTAACGGCCCAAGACCAGGTGCAGATTGTGGCGCCGCTCTTTCACTGTGCGGCCAGTCACGTGTTTATGCTGCCTGCCATGTATGCGGGTGGCACCGTGGTGATCGAGCCTGGTTTCAGCCCTAAACAGTCTCTGAAGACCATGGCAGAGCAAAAGGTGACGGTCTTTTTTGGGGTGCCGGCCATGTACACACTGCTGTTAAACGAACCGGGGATTGAACAAGTGAATGTGCCTCACTTGCGTCTCCTGACTTATGGCGCAGCTCCTATGCCGTATGAGCTGGTCAAAAAGGTGAAGCAGCGCTTCCCGCAGGTCAAAGTGCAAAACTGTTACGGCCAGACGGAAAATGCTCCCGGAGCCACCACTTTAAAAGACCTTTATGCCCTCGAAAAAATCGGCTCTGTGGGGGAACCCCTGCCCAATTGCGAAGTGAGGGTGGTTGATGAGCACGGCCAAGATGTGCCTGTTGGGGAGGTTGGCGAAATTATTGTTAAAGGGCTCAACGTGATGAAGGGATACTTGTATAATCCTGAGGCGACTCAAGAAGCCATCAAAGACGGGTGGCTGTACAGCGGGGATTTGGGACGTCTGGACGAAGACGGCCTTTTGTATATTGTTGACCGCAAAAAGGACATGATTATCCGCGGCGGAGAAAATGTATATCCCGTAGAAATTGAGGAAGTCTTGTACGAAATCCCGGAGATTTTGGAGGCCGCTGTGGTGGGCATTCCCCATGAAGTGTACGGTGAAGTGCCCAAAGCATATGTGGTGTTGAAAGATGGGCAAAGCATCAGTGAGGAAACTATTTTAAATTATTGCTGGGAGCGCTTAGCCAAATATAAAGTTCCGGCTGAGGTTGAATTTATCGCTGCCTTGCCCAGAAACGCAAGCGGAAAGGTCTTGAAAACGGTGTTGCGCGGCGAGATCAAGTTTGCCTAG
- a CDS encoding RNA-guided endonuclease InsQ/TnpB family protein gives MANKAYKFRLYPTQEQEQLLAKTFGCVRFVYNKMLEERIQIYEKFKDDKEALKQHKFPTPAKYKRDFPWLRANYPRFYRQALEKLARAQRVLSRRRKGSNRWHKQRLTVAQLHEKIANQRQDFLHQAARQLANRYDAVVIEDLNMKGMSQALHFGQSVHDNGWGMFTSFLQYKLAEQGKQLIKIDKWFPSSKMCSCCGRVKVSLSLSERLFCCECGFVADRDTNAAINIKKEGLKQLGTA, from the coding sequence CCAAAACGTTCGGTTGCGTCCGTTTCGTCTACAACAAAATGCTTGAGGAACGCATACAAATTTATGAAAAGTTCAAAGACGACAAAGAAGCTTTGAAACAGCACAAATTTCCCACTCCGGCCAAGTACAAACGGGATTTTCCGTGGCTTAGAGCCAATTATCCTCGATTCTACCGGCAAGCCTTGGAAAAACTGGCCCGAGCGCAACGGGTGCTGTCACGCCGCCGGAAAGGTTCCAACCGTTGGCACAAACAGCGGCTGACAGTCGCCCAGTTGCACGAAAAGATTGCCAACCAACGTCAGGATTTTCTGCATCAGGCTGCACGACAATTGGCCAACCGGTATGATGCGGTGGTGATTGAAGACCTCAACATGAAAGGGATGTCTCAAGCCCTCCATTTCGGTCAAAGCGTCCACGACAACGGTTGGGGCATGTTCACCTCTTTCCTTCAATACAAGTTAGCAGAACAGGGAAAGCAGCTGATCAAAATCGACAAATGGTTCCCCTCATCCAAAATGTGTTCATGTTGTGGCCGGGTGAAGGTGTCTCTATCGCTTTCCGAACGTCTGTTTTGTTGTGAATGCGGTTTTGTGGCAGACAGAGACACCAATGCCGCCATCAATATCAAAAAAGAAGGTCTGAAACAGTTAGGGACTGCCTAA